A stretch of Haloprofundus halophilus DNA encodes these proteins:
- a CDS encoding DUF4397 domain-containing protein yields the protein MPDSRRRRFLHASGVALLSALAGCGGTLFEDEMPPSTAEPTPGTETPPGTDAPTRSPTSTDGGANLRVVHAVPNAPNIDIVVFGDAALKDETFRQISQYLYLGAERTDISLVATGNPDRVFFEDAIDFEVGSYTGVVLGELGENTDRPVEFRLFDEDLSLPERGSARLQFVNAAPDSNALRVVRDDGEETLFDGVGYARTATATLPAGTHRLAVQRADGGDTVTTTEVTLDDRGVYTAFGTGYLAPGDAPTNAPFEVTLAEDGD from the coding sequence ATGCCCGACTCACGTCGCCGACGGTTCCTGCACGCCAGCGGCGTCGCCCTCCTCTCGGCGCTCGCCGGTTGCGGCGGGACGCTCTTCGAAGACGAGATGCCGCCGTCCACCGCCGAACCGACACCGGGAACCGAGACGCCGCCCGGCACCGACGCCCCGACGCGGAGCCCGACGTCGACCGACGGCGGGGCGAACCTCCGCGTCGTCCACGCCGTCCCGAACGCGCCGAACATCGACATCGTCGTCTTCGGCGACGCGGCGCTGAAAGACGAGACGTTCCGACAGATCAGCCAGTACCTGTATCTCGGCGCCGAGCGGACCGACATCAGCCTCGTGGCGACCGGCAACCCCGACCGGGTCTTCTTCGAGGACGCCATCGACTTCGAGGTCGGGAGCTACACCGGTGTCGTCCTCGGCGAACTCGGAGAGAACACCGACAGACCGGTCGAATTCCGCCTCTTCGACGAGGACCTCTCGCTTCCGGAACGGGGGAGCGCCCGCCTGCAGTTCGTCAACGCCGCGCCCGACAGCAACGCGCTGCGGGTCGTCCGCGACGACGGCGAGGAGACCCTGTTCGACGGCGTCGGCTACGCTCGAACGGCGACCGCGACGCTCCCCGCCGGAACCCATCGACTGGCTGTCCAGCGGGCCGACGGCGGCGACACGGTGACCACGACCGAAGTGACGCTCGACGACCGGGGCGTCTACACCGCGTTCGGAACGGGATATCTCGCGCCGGGCGACGCGCCGACGAACGCGCCGTTCGAGGTTACACTCGCCGAAGACGGCGACTGA
- a CDS encoding 2Fe-2S iron-sulfur cluster-binding protein translates to MPEYTVEFVGTGETIEISDKQTILKACIDEGIAQEYSCRVGMCLACSAEIVEGEVTQPAARGLTEEEAETYALTCMARPQSDLKLDRGKYPPSIESDAQATGDAAAADDD, encoded by the coding sequence ATGCCCGAATACACCGTCGAGTTCGTCGGCACCGGCGAGACCATCGAAATCTCCGACAAGCAGACGATTCTCAAAGCCTGTATCGACGAGGGAATCGCCCAGGAGTACTCCTGCCGCGTCGGGATGTGCCTGGCGTGCTCGGCCGAAATCGTCGAAGGAGAGGTCACACAGCCCGCCGCGCGCGGACTCACCGAAGAGGAAGCCGAAACGTACGCGCTCACCTGTATGGCTCGCCCCCAGAGCGACCTGAAGCTCGACCGCGGGAAGTACCCGCCGAGCATCGAGAGCGACGCACAGGCGACGGGCGACGCCGCCGCGGCCGACGACGACTGA
- a CDS encoding PQQ-binding-like beta-propeller repeat protein, which translates to MVSDSPSRRGYLSALGVAGIGAIGVRNTGSADDAAAATGSGSLTDWPMPRYDAAGTGYVPDARGPGETVDSVWSHDPEDLSSTFSPPILADDRLYLVSNSVAVLDAFDGEALFTYDGSSQSNPAIVPVDAYTSDTLALAGVEGLVGLNADGGYTILGRQFGVRRWRQDGESPSSSIFGPPTMPPPIAVGSTLYWANSGTDHLYAVDASSGRMLWERELGREGALGEPGRPAYLGGTVYASYWPYAVGAFDAQTGEMLWETEVTDQFVLPVTATSEAILVPGREGVTALDPANGDELWRFDHGGNQTEGAVAVADVSADDDSSGKMVYVVGEVFDQQADNRLYAVDLETGEQRWSASGRWRETTPVVGDDTVYISEFDTIAAFDASTGDLHWRFEIDSPLSTPIVSGEMLFCTSFKTVHALGPGEAR; encoded by the coding sequence ATGGTCTCCGACTCGCCCTCCCGACGAGGCTACCTCAGCGCGCTCGGTGTGGCCGGAATCGGCGCTATCGGTGTGAGGAACACCGGTAGTGCCGACGACGCCGCGGCCGCCACGGGAAGCGGTTCGCTCACCGACTGGCCGATGCCGCGGTACGACGCCGCCGGAACCGGGTACGTTCCCGACGCTCGCGGCCCCGGTGAGACCGTCGATTCGGTGTGGAGCCACGACCCCGAAGACCTCTCCAGTACGTTCTCGCCGCCGATTCTCGCCGACGACCGACTGTACCTCGTCAGCAACTCGGTCGCTGTGCTCGACGCGTTCGACGGTGAGGCGCTGTTCACCTACGACGGCAGTTCACAATCGAATCCTGCTATCGTTCCTGTGGACGCGTACACCAGCGACACGCTCGCCCTCGCCGGGGTCGAGGGACTGGTCGGCTTGAACGCCGACGGCGGCTACACGATTCTCGGCCGACAGTTCGGCGTGCGGCGGTGGCGGCAGGACGGAGAGAGTCCCAGTTCGTCCATCTTCGGACCACCGACGATGCCGCCGCCTATCGCCGTCGGTTCGACGCTGTACTGGGCAAATTCGGGAACCGACCACCTCTACGCCGTCGACGCCAGCAGCGGGCGGATGCTCTGGGAGCGCGAACTCGGCCGCGAGGGCGCGCTCGGAGAGCCCGGACGTCCGGCGTACCTCGGCGGAACCGTCTACGCCTCGTACTGGCCCTACGCTGTGGGCGCGTTCGACGCCCAAACCGGCGAGATGCTGTGGGAGACGGAAGTAACGGACCAGTTCGTGCTCCCCGTCACCGCCACGTCGGAGGCGATTCTCGTTCCAGGCCGCGAGGGCGTCACCGCACTCGACCCCGCAAACGGCGACGAACTGTGGCGATTCGACCACGGCGGCAACCAGACCGAGGGCGCGGTGGCGGTGGCCGATGTGTCCGCAGATGACGATTCGAGCGGGAAGATGGTGTACGTCGTCGGCGAAGTGTTCGACCAGCAGGCAGACAATCGTCTCTACGCTGTCGACCTCGAAACCGGCGAACAGCGGTGGTCTGCAAGCGGTCGCTGGCGCGAGACGACACCCGTCGTCGGGGACGACACTGTGTATATCTCCGAATTCGACACCATCGCCGCGTTCGACGCTTCGACGGGCGACTTGCACTGGCGATTCGAGATCGACAGTCCGCTGTCGACGCCCATCGTCAGCGGCGAGATGCTGTTCTGTACCTCGTTCAAAACGGTCCACGCGCTGGGGCCGGGGGAAGCGAGATGA
- a CDS encoding MBL fold metallo-hydrolase, translating into MSSDETTLSPATLAETLRAGGRVRVLDVRNRDEADRWPLGGGDVETTHLSYMRFVQAQAREEVGDLADEFDDGERVVVVCGRGESSTTVAAALREHGVDAVNLEDGMRGWARVYHSEELDADADGARVFQYQRPASGCLAHLVVSGDEAAVVDPLRLFADRYVDDARDRGAALRYAIDTHVHADHVSGVRDVAERSDATVVVPEGAADRGLAFDAELIDDGDELRVGDATLEAMHVPGHTTEMTAYRVGDLLLGGDLLFTEGVARPDLERGDEGAEEMARQLHRTLHERVLTLPDETVVAPGHYSDGAEPAGDGAYTAALGELRSRLEALSMDEPAFVDYALSGMPPRPNNFAEIIEANLGRDAVDDEEAFELELGPNNCAAAAD; encoded by the coding sequence GTGAGCAGCGACGAGACCACACTCTCTCCGGCGACGCTGGCCGAGACGCTCCGCGCCGGCGGGCGAGTCCGAGTGTTAGACGTTCGAAACCGCGACGAGGCCGACCGGTGGCCGCTCGGCGGCGGCGACGTGGAGACGACGCACCTGTCGTACATGCGGTTCGTGCAGGCGCAGGCGAGAGAGGAGGTCGGCGACCTCGCCGACGAGTTCGACGACGGCGAGCGCGTCGTCGTCGTCTGCGGGCGCGGCGAGTCGAGCACGACGGTCGCCGCGGCGCTCCGCGAGCACGGCGTCGACGCGGTGAACCTCGAAGACGGGATGCGCGGGTGGGCGCGGGTGTACCACAGCGAAGAACTGGACGCCGACGCGGACGGCGCGCGGGTGTTTCAGTACCAGCGCCCCGCGAGCGGCTGTCTCGCGCATCTCGTCGTCTCGGGCGACGAAGCCGCCGTCGTCGACCCGCTCCGACTGTTCGCCGACCGGTACGTCGATGACGCCCGCGACCGCGGCGCGGCGCTCCGGTACGCGATAGACACCCACGTCCACGCCGACCACGTCAGCGGTGTGCGCGACGTAGCCGAGCGGAGCGACGCGACCGTCGTCGTTCCCGAGGGCGCGGCCGACCGCGGACTCGCGTTCGACGCCGAACTGATCGACGACGGCGACGAACTCCGCGTCGGCGACGCGACGCTCGAAGCGATGCACGTCCCGGGACACACCACCGAGATGACCGCCTACCGAGTCGGGGACCTCCTCCTGGGCGGGGACCTGCTGTTCACCGAGGGCGTCGCCCGTCCGGATTTGGAACGCGGCGACGAGGGAGCCGAGGAGATGGCGCGGCAGTTGCATCGGACGCTCCACGAGCGAGTCCTCACGCTGCCCGACGAGACCGTGGTCGCTCCCGGTCACTACAGCGACGGCGCCGAGCCCGCCGGGGACGGCGCGTACACCGCGGCGCTCGGTGAGTTGAGGTCGCGGTTGGAAGCGCTCTCGATGGACGAACCGGCGTTCGTCGACTACGCGCTGTCGGGGATGCCGCCGCGACCGAACAACTTCGCGGAGATAATCGAGGCGAACCTCGGCCGCGACGCCGTCGACGACGAGGAGGCGTTCGAGTTGGAGCTGGGCCCCAACAACTGCGCGGCGGCCGCCGACTGA
- a CDS encoding rubrerythrin family protein, producing the protein MDATEFRETVEASKRTELDRLGSSQLLVALTDAELDAESVLRVAAGSEAAAYGTFSSWAEVEDHDAAREAFETVAEQEAEHYERVVAAMDHASDAAESVEAAAEADSGPMHAYLRGRDDTVSRVAGGMVGRSLVSLRTHTQIISFFVNEADEKRADLFRDLKNETKDTLERGLELLDGGCETDDDWERARATAEYVVQLAYDDYADALGELGLNPKSVC; encoded by the coding sequence ATGGACGCCACAGAGTTCCGCGAGACGGTCGAAGCGTCGAAGCGAACCGAACTCGACAGGCTGGGTTCGAGCCAACTGCTCGTCGCACTGACCGACGCCGAACTGGACGCCGAGTCGGTGCTCCGCGTCGCCGCCGGAAGCGAGGCGGCCGCCTACGGGACGTTCTCCTCGTGGGCCGAGGTTGAGGACCACGACGCGGCCCGCGAGGCGTTCGAGACGGTGGCCGAGCAGGAGGCCGAACACTACGAGCGCGTCGTCGCCGCGATGGACCACGCCAGCGACGCCGCGGAGAGCGTCGAGGCGGCGGCCGAGGCCGACAGCGGCCCGATGCACGCCTACCTCCGCGGACGCGACGACACCGTCTCGCGCGTCGCCGGCGGGATGGTCGGCCGGTCGCTCGTCTCGCTGCGGACGCACACCCAGATTATCAGTTTCTTCGTCAACGAAGCCGACGAGAAACGCGCCGACCTCTTCCGGGACCTGAAGAACGAGACGAAGGACACCCTCGAACGCGGGTTGGAGCTCTTAGACGGCGGCTGTGAGACGGACGACGACTGGGAGCGCGCGCGGGCGACGGCGGAGTACGTCGTCCAGTTGGCGTACGACGACTACGCCGACGCGCTCGGCGAGTTGGGTCTGAACCCGAAGTCGGTGTGCTGA
- a CDS encoding acyl-CoA mutase large subunit family protein: MFDPDDLERIRSAKAEWEEETLGPTLERFGEREETFTTDTEGNEVDRLYTPDDVADTDYVDDIGFPGEEPYTRGVYPTMHRGRLWTMRQYAGFGTAAETNDRYQYLIDNGQTGLSVAFDLPTQMGYDSDADMAAGEVGKSGVAIDSLRDMETLFEGIPLDEVSTSMTINAPAAVLLAMYVAVGDQQGVDRDQLRGTIQNDIMKEYVARNLYIYPPEQSMRLITDVFEFCASETPKFNTISISGYHIREAGSTAAQEVAFTLGNGIEYVQAAIDAGLDVDEFAPQLSFFFNAHNNVLEEVAKFRAARRMWAKIMEERFGAENPKSKQLKFHTQTGGSTLTAQQVENNIVRVSYQALAAVLGGTQSLHTNGKDEALSLPTEESVRTALRTQQILAHESGAADTIDPLAGSYYVEALTDEVESDAFDIIDEVDERGGMLDAVKEQWVQRQIQEVAYERQREIEQGERVIVGVNEYQVDEEAHVDIEEVSEEDERRQVESLRELRDDRDAEAVEDALEAIRDAARGDANLVPLIVDAVKVYATVGEICNVLRDEFEEYHPNSAV; encoded by the coding sequence ATGTTCGACCCCGACGATTTGGAGCGCATTCGTTCCGCGAAGGCGGAGTGGGAGGAGGAGACGCTCGGGCCGACGCTGGAGCGGTTCGGGGAGCGCGAGGAGACGTTCACGACCGACACCGAGGGCAACGAGGTCGACCGCCTCTACACGCCCGACGACGTCGCCGACACCGACTACGTCGACGACATCGGCTTCCCCGGCGAGGAGCCGTACACCCGCGGCGTCTACCCGACGATGCACCGCGGGCGACTGTGGACGATGCGACAGTACGCCGGTTTCGGCACCGCCGCGGAGACGAACGACCGATACCAGTATCTCATCGACAACGGCCAGACCGGTCTCTCCGTGGCCTTCGACCTGCCGACGCAGATGGGCTACGACTCCGACGCCGACATGGCCGCGGGCGAAGTCGGCAAGTCGGGCGTCGCCATCGACTCGCTGCGCGACATGGAGACGCTGTTCGAGGGCATCCCGCTCGACGAGGTGTCGACCAGCATGACCATCAACGCGCCCGCGGCGGTGCTCTTGGCGATGTACGTCGCCGTCGGCGACCAGCAGGGCGTCGACCGCGACCAGTTGCGCGGCACTATCCAGAACGACATCATGAAGGAGTACGTCGCGCGCAACCTCTACATCTACCCGCCGGAGCAGTCGATGCGGCTCATCACCGACGTATTCGAGTTCTGCGCGTCCGAGACGCCGAAGTTCAACACTATCTCCATCTCGGGCTACCACATCCGCGAGGCCGGGTCGACGGCGGCCCAGGAGGTGGCGTTCACGCTCGGTAACGGCATCGAGTACGTCCAAGCGGCCATCGACGCCGGCCTCGACGTCGACGAGTTCGCGCCGCAACTGTCGTTCTTCTTCAACGCGCACAACAACGTGCTGGAGGAGGTCGCAAAGTTCCGCGCCGCCCGCCGCATGTGGGCCAAGATAATGGAAGAGCGCTTCGGCGCGGAGAACCCCAAGTCGAAGCAACTGAAGTTCCACACGCAGACCGGCGGGTCGACGCTCACCGCCCAGCAGGTCGAGAACAACATCGTCCGCGTCTCGTATCAGGCGCTGGCGGCCGTCCTCGGCGGGACGCAGAGCCTCCACACCAACGGGAAGGACGAGGCGCTGTCGCTGCCGACCGAAGAGAGCGTCCGCACCGCCCTGCGAACCCAGCAGATTCTCGCCCACGAGTCGGGCGCGGCCGACACTATCGACCCTCTCGCCGGGAGCTACTACGTCGAAGCCCTCACCGACGAAGTCGAGTCGGACGCCTTCGACATCATCGACGAGGTGGACGAACGCGGCGGGATGCTGGACGCGGTGAAAGAGCAGTGGGTCCAGCGTCAGATTCAGGAGGTCGCCTACGAGCGCCAGCGCGAGATCGAACAGGGCGAGCGCGTCATCGTCGGCGTCAACGAGTACCAGGTCGACGAGGAGGCCCACGTCGACATCGAGGAGGTGTCGGAGGAAGACGAGCGCCGGCAGGTCGAGTCGCTGCGGGAACTGAGAGACGACCGCGACGCGGAGGCCGTCGAAGACGCGCTGGAAGCGATTCGAGACGCCGCCCGCGGCGATGCGAACCTGGTGCCGCTCATCGTCGACGCGGTGAAAGTGTACGCGACGGTCGGCGAAATCTGCAACGTGCTCCGCGACGAGTTCGAGGAGTACCACCCCAACAGCGCCGTCTGA
- a CDS encoding PQQ-dependent sugar dehydrogenase, with product MKPSSSRRELLRTAFSGAVVGIVATAADTGVAAGASTERSLGAAADPSEVESAQGTAIPDSVGIETVADGFEIPLDVAFVPGSDQRYVAEQRGVVSVVEAGRVRDRPLLDLRDAVEVDLEKGLLGIALHPNFAENRRLFVRYSAPRRANTPRNYSHTFVLAEFAVSDDGRRADRDSERAILELPEPQPNHNAGDLAFGPDGFLYVAVGDGGNGGDVGPGHVDDWYDAVPGGNAQDVRRNLLGSILRIDVDGREDGKPYATPDDNPLVGRPGLDEHYAWGFRNPWRLSFDAENLFVGDVGESDYEEVNLVTAGGNYGWNVKEGTRCFAAESCPDRTAESVRGGERLVDPIVEYSHAEGPLTGNSVIGGYVYRGTALPALEGRYVFADLDAQNELFVATRPEGQGMWPTRVVDVVGEGSENLGRVFSFGRNPAGELFVLGGTFDGGALYRIVPASG from the coding sequence GTGAAACCCTCATCGAGTCGGCGGGAGTTGCTCAGGACGGCGTTCTCGGGCGCAGTAGTGGGTATCGTCGCCACGGCGGCGGATACCGGCGTCGCCGCAGGGGCGTCGACAGAGCGGTCGCTCGGAGCGGCGGCCGACCCGTCGGAGGTCGAGTCTGCGCAGGGGACGGCGATTCCCGATTCGGTCGGCATCGAGACGGTCGCCGACGGGTTCGAGATACCGCTGGACGTCGCGTTCGTCCCCGGTTCCGACCAGCGGTACGTCGCCGAGCAGCGCGGCGTCGTCTCGGTCGTCGAAGCCGGGAGGGTGCGGGACCGACCGCTTCTCGACCTGCGGGACGCCGTCGAGGTCGACCTGGAGAAGGGGCTGCTCGGCATCGCCCTTCACCCGAACTTCGCCGAGAACCGACGGCTGTTCGTCCGTTACAGCGCGCCGCGGCGGGCGAACACGCCGCGGAACTACAGCCACACGTTCGTGCTCGCGGAGTTCGCCGTGAGCGACGATGGCCGACGGGCCGACCGCGACTCCGAACGCGCGATTCTCGAACTCCCGGAACCGCAACCGAACCACAACGCTGGAGACCTCGCGTTCGGACCGGACGGCTTTCTGTACGTCGCCGTCGGGGACGGCGGCAACGGCGGCGACGTGGGGCCGGGTCACGTCGACGACTGGTACGACGCCGTCCCCGGCGGCAACGCCCAGGACGTGCGTCGCAACCTCCTCGGGAGCATCCTGCGCATCGACGTCGACGGCCGCGAGGACGGCAAACCGTACGCGACTCCCGACGACAACCCGCTCGTCGGCCGTCCTGGCCTCGACGAACACTACGCGTGGGGCTTTCGCAACCCGTGGCGGCTGTCGTTCGACGCCGAGAACCTCTTCGTCGGCGACGTCGGCGAGAGCGACTACGAGGAGGTGAACCTCGTCACGGCGGGCGGCAACTACGGGTGGAACGTCAAGGAGGGGACGCGCTGTTTCGCGGCGGAGTCCTGTCCGGACCGGACGGCCGAGTCGGTCCGCGGCGGCGAACGCCTCGTGGACCCCATCGTCGAGTACTCGCACGCCGAGGGGCCGCTCACCGGCAACTCCGTCATCGGCGGCTACGTCTACCGCGGGACGGCGCTTCCCGCGCTAGAGGGTCGGTACGTCTTCGCCGACCTGGACGCGCAGAACGAGTTGTTCGTCGCGACGCGACCCGAGGGCCAAGGGATGTGGCCGACGCGCGTCGTCGACGTGGTCGGTGAGGGAAGCGAGAACCTCGGACGCGTCTTCTCGTTCGGCCGCAACCCGGCGGGCGAACTGTTCGTGCTCGGGGGAACGTTCGACGGCGGTGCGCTGTACCGAATCGTCCCCGCGAGCGGGTGA
- a CDS encoding tRNA (adenine-N1)-methyltransferase: MILLVHGDREYLRGPGDELQTDLGVLTVPEDVSAGDVLETHLGEEFLVREPRGPDLFNHFERTGAPMMPRDVGLIVGHTGAAAGDRVLDAGTGTGVLSAYLARLGAEVTTYERDPEFADVARENMELAGVDERVDVRTGDLTEELDSLSGFDLLTLDTGDAPEVVAHAPDLLVSGGFLAVYSPFVENSHETVRTAREVGLTGVETLETIQREMDFSDRGSRPSTAGVGHTGYLTFARNE; the protein is encoded by the coding sequence GTGATACTCCTCGTCCACGGCGACCGCGAGTACCTGCGCGGCCCCGGCGACGAACTGCAGACGGACCTCGGCGTGCTCACCGTCCCCGAGGACGTCTCGGCGGGCGACGTCCTGGAGACGCATCTCGGCGAGGAGTTCCTCGTCCGCGAACCGCGCGGCCCCGACCTGTTCAACCACTTCGAGCGGACGGGCGCGCCGATGATGCCGCGCGACGTCGGCCTCATCGTCGGCCACACCGGCGCGGCCGCCGGCGACCGAGTGCTCGACGCCGGAACCGGCACGGGCGTCCTCTCGGCGTATCTCGCTCGCCTCGGCGCGGAAGTGACGACATACGAGCGCGACCCCGAGTTCGCCGACGTCGCGCGCGAGAACATGGAACTCGCCGGCGTCGACGAGCGAGTCGACGTGCGGACCGGCGACCTGACCGAGGAACTCGACTCGCTGTCGGGGTTCGACCTCCTGACGCTCGACACCGGCGACGCCCCCGAGGTGGTCGCCCACGCGCCCGACCTCCTCGTCTCCGGCGGCTTTCTCGCCGTCTACTCGCCGTTCGTCGAGAACTCCCACGAGACGGTGCGGACGGCCCGCGAAGTCGGTCTCACGGGCGTCGAGACGCTCGAGACGATTCAACGAGAGATGGACTTCAGCGACCGGGGGTCGCGCCCGTCGACGGCGGGAGTCGGTCACACCGGCTATCTGACGTTCGCCCGCAACGAGTAG
- a CDS encoding creatininase family protein translates to MYVADQTWPELGEYVAEQSLAVVPLGSTEQHGPHLPLATDHLIAESLARAATERTGHLCTPTINVGVSPHHRQFHGTMWVDPPAFRDYVESLTRNLTYHGIDRVVYVNAHGGNAVHLREVGRRLRDDGEAYAIEWMWDESIPDLVNDIFEHNGPHGGPKETAMIMHIARELVREGELESARDGGVVSLADADPRKFGARTFYDAADNTENGVLGDQTDATPEKGEKIFEAATDQLVHLLEWLDAQPFESLLPEPHVDPQPGSRR, encoded by the coding sequence ATGTACGTCGCCGACCAGACGTGGCCGGAACTCGGAGAGTACGTCGCCGAACAGTCGCTCGCGGTCGTTCCGCTCGGTTCGACCGAACAGCACGGGCCGCACCTCCCCCTTGCGACCGACCACCTAATCGCCGAGTCGCTGGCGCGGGCCGCGACCGAACGCACGGGCCACCTCTGCACGCCCACGATAAACGTCGGCGTCAGCCCCCACCACCGGCAGTTCCACGGCACGATGTGGGTCGACCCGCCCGCCTTCCGCGACTACGTCGAGAGCCTCACGCGCAACCTGACGTACCACGGCATCGACCGGGTCGTCTACGTCAACGCCCACGGCGGCAACGCCGTCCACCTCCGGGAGGTGGGGCGTCGCCTCCGCGACGACGGCGAGGCGTACGCCATCGAGTGGATGTGGGACGAATCGATTCCGGACCTCGTGAACGACATCTTCGAGCACAACGGCCCTCACGGCGGGCCGAAGGAGACGGCGATGATCATGCACATCGCCCGCGAACTGGTCCGCGAAGGGGAACTCGAATCGGCCCGCGACGGCGGCGTCGTCAGCCTCGCGGACGCCGACCCGCGGAAGTTCGGGGCGCGCACGTTCTACGACGCCGCCGACAACACCGAGAACGGGGTACTGGGCGACCAGACGGACGCGACGCCCGAGAAAGGAGAGAAAATTTTCGAGGCGGCGACGGACCAGCTCGTCCACCTCTTGGAGTGGCTCGACGCCCAACCGTTCGAGTCGCTGCTGCCGGAACCGCACGTCGACCCGCAGCCGGGCAGCCGACGGTAA
- a CDS encoding DsrE family protein, with protein MDSEHTRRRVLELAGVGTGLALAGCVGGGTDAPASEGGDASSTPESTDSPTEAETETETQTETPDPTMSTVFHFTDDVSHQEHALGNVSNLLADDTVDLDDVVLLVNGSGFKLVYEEQTEHAEKLQELQEQGVSIRACENTMDRFSATQDDLVDGVETVPSGVGELTKLQAGEGYAYIKTP; from the coding sequence ATGGATTCGGAGCACACCCGGAGGCGGGTTCTGGAACTCGCCGGCGTCGGCACCGGCCTCGCGCTCGCAGGCTGTGTCGGCGGCGGCACCGACGCGCCGGCGTCGGAGGGCGGCGACGCGTCGTCGACGCCCGAGTCGACCGACTCGCCGACGGAGGCCGAAACCGAGACCGAGACGCAAACCGAGACTCCCGACCCCACTATGAGTACCGTCTTTCACTTCACCGACGACGTATCGCACCAGGAACACGCGCTCGGAAACGTCAGCAACCTGCTCGCCGACGACACCGTCGACCTCGACGACGTCGTCCTCCTCGTCAACGGGTCGGGGTTCAAACTCGTCTACGAAGAGCAGACCGAACACGCCGAGAAACTGCAGGAACTTCAGGAACAGGGCGTGTCGATTCGCGCCTGCGAGAACACGATGGATCGGTTCAGCGCGACACAGGACGACCTCGTCGACGGCGTCGAGACGGTCCCCTCCGGCGTCGGCGAACTGACGAAGCTACAGGCGGGCGAGGGCTACGCGTACATCAAGACGCCGTAG
- a CDS encoding nascent polypeptide-associated complex protein, whose product MFGGGGMNPRKMKQMMKQMGIDVSEIDAEEVIIRTADEELVFSDAQVTQMDAQGQQTYQIVGEPESRALGAGDAGAGGAGAEDTVDVEASDAGSEEIPESDVEIVATRAGASKDEAREALEAENGDLAAAISRLE is encoded by the coding sequence ATGTTTGGTGGCGGCGGTATGAACCCGCGGAAGATGAAGCAGATGATGAAGCAGATGGGCATCGACGTCTCCGAGATAGACGCCGAGGAGGTCATCATCCGAACAGCCGACGAGGAACTCGTCTTCAGCGACGCGCAAGTGACGCAGATGGACGCACAGGGACAGCAAACGTACCAGATCGTCGGCGAACCCGAGTCGAGAGCGCTCGGCGCGGGTGACGCCGGCGCGGGCGGCGCCGGTGCCGAGGACACCGTGGACGTCGAAGCGAGCGACGCCGGCAGCGAGGAGATTCCCGAGTCGGACGTCGAAATCGTCGCGACGCGCGCCGGTGCGAGCAAAGACGAGGCCCGAGAGGCGCTCGAAGCCGAGAACGGCGACCTCGCCGCGGCGATCTCGCGCCTGGAGTGA